A window of Costertonia aggregata contains these coding sequences:
- a CDS encoding tetratricopeptide repeat protein, with protein sequence MKHYIILSFLCLFFIQSIQAQELQEKIDSILKIINTTSVDTIKARRYLELSDLTMYNDQKRTLEYIEKANAIYRTSPNKKGIAKLFTQKANYFYRLGKIDSARINLVSSVNTSLKTGDTLRAAIARHNVGILDNYQGNLESASQIMDENIQVFQKYDDSLHLANAYLIKGSIALSSGFNKIGLIESYNGLKIHRRLKDDLRVGEGLFQIGLIHQNTSDHAKAIEILKESILYFNKAASEQLAAQALNYIAFSQIEMENFKEAETNLEESLSISKKLDYTANIARVYQNLGKLEIGRKNYNEAIAFLTRAYDMWVKISVPNNEAEVLLNIGRSHSRKKRFRKSLDFFDRSIERAIYAQNNETLESAYFEKSLALEKLGEYEASLTSFKQNKIINDSIFSVGYSKATLELKTIYDTEKKEQQIAKQETEIELLEERDKVSSLQKWLLGSGLGLSLLVFGFGFYGIRQKMKRNKLEREKVATQLAFKKKELTTQALHLAKKNETLENLKQKAKELKEKEASTNGYQQLITSINFDLQDDNNWENFARYFEEVHKDFNSNVAKKYPEVTPNELRLMALLKMNLSSKEIANILNISIPGIKKARQRLRKKMNLSTGDSLENAVLSI encoded by the coding sequence ATGAAACACTATATAATCCTTTCTTTTCTATGTTTATTCTTTATCCAATCAATACAAGCCCAAGAACTACAAGAAAAGATTGACAGTATTTTAAAAATTATCAATACAACATCGGTAGACACCATAAAAGCTAGAAGATATCTAGAACTCTCTGACCTGACGATGTACAATGACCAAAAAAGGACACTAGAATACATTGAAAAAGCCAATGCTATTTATCGAACATCACCAAATAAAAAAGGAATTGCCAAACTCTTTACTCAAAAGGCCAACTACTTTTACCGTCTTGGGAAAATTGATTCTGCACGGATTAATTTGGTGAGTTCCGTCAATACCTCTTTAAAAACCGGAGACACCTTACGGGCCGCTATAGCTAGGCATAATGTCGGTATTCTGGATAACTATCAGGGTAATTTGGAAAGTGCCTCCCAGATTATGGACGAAAACATACAAGTCTTTCAAAAATATGATGACAGTTTACATTTGGCCAATGCTTATTTGATTAAAGGAAGTATTGCTCTTAGCAGCGGTTTCAATAAAATTGGTCTTATAGAGTCCTATAACGGTCTAAAAATTCATAGAAGGCTAAAGGACGACTTAAGAGTTGGAGAAGGACTGTTCCAAATCGGCCTAATTCATCAAAATACATCAGACCATGCAAAAGCCATTGAAATTCTGAAAGAATCCATTTTATACTTCAATAAAGCTGCAAGCGAACAATTAGCTGCGCAGGCCCTTAATTATATCGCGTTTTCACAAATCGAAATGGAGAACTTTAAAGAAGCGGAAACCAATCTGGAAGAATCCTTATCCATATCCAAAAAGCTCGATTATACGGCTAATATTGCCAGAGTATATCAAAACTTGGGGAAACTTGAAATAGGGCGAAAAAACTATAATGAAGCCATAGCGTTTTTAACAAGGGCATATGATATGTGGGTAAAAATAAGTGTTCCAAACAACGAGGCGGAGGTTCTTCTAAATATTGGGAGGTCACATTCGAGAAAAAAAAGGTTCAGAAAATCATTGGACTTTTTTGATAGAAGTATTGAACGGGCCATCTATGCGCAGAACAATGAAACGCTTGAATCAGCGTATTTTGAAAAATCTTTGGCTCTTGAAAAACTTGGTGAATATGAAGCATCCCTTACCTCCTTCAAACAAAACAAGATTATAAACGATTCTATTTTCTCTGTCGGGTATTCCAAAGCAACCCTAGAGTTAAAAACGATATACGATACTGAAAAGAAAGAACAGCAAATTGCCAAGCAAGAGACCGAGATAGAGCTGTTGGAAGAACGGGACAAAGTAAGTTCGCTTCAGAAATGGTTATTGGGTTCGGGCCTAGGGCTGTCCCTCTTGGTTTTCGGGTTTGGTTTTTACGGCATCCGCCAAAAAATGAAGCGCAATAAACTGGAGCGCGAAAAAGTAGCTACCCAATTGGCCTTCAAGAAAAAAGAATTGACCACACAAGCCCTGCACTTGGCCAAAAAGAACGAAACCCTCGAAAACTTAAAACAAAAGGCAAAAGAACTCAAAGAGAAAGAAGCCTCCACCAATGGGTACCAGCAATTGATTACCTCCATTAATTTTGATCTGCAAGACGACAATAATTGGGAAAATTTTGCACGCTATTTTGAGGAAGTCCATAAAGACTTTAACAGTAATGTAGCCAAAAAATATCCCGAAGTTACGCCAAATGAACTTCGCTTGATGGCCTTGTTGAAAATGAACCTTTCTTCTAAAGAAATTGCCAATATTTTGAACATTTCTATCCCGGGAATCAAAAAAGCAAGGCAACGTTTACGAAAAAAAATGAACCTTTCTACGGGTGACTCGTTGGAGAACGCTGTTTTGAGCATCTAA
- a CDS encoding thiol-activated cytolysin family protein, whose translation MKTYIKILSSFLITILLLIPVGCSKEDVSDITEPLSGKKAENFNALMASLPSFNQPEEVSEPDILDEDPPARDDEEPSLECFTTYYKHAPGFNDMLALDPSTDVIFPGAILKGESIPTGEYIPIVADRAAITLSASLTNINGSPVVKVTDPKLSTVREEVKSILDQEVTGATPARINFEISEVYTKEQLNLAIGANYRSAAAKVSASFNFTNSTYRYKYVLKYFQVYYTIDMDPPQNPSDLFTDTPDLNALGSTSPVYVATVTYGRMIIYTIESNSTKTEIDAAFSASFASGDGSIDAEYQKTIDESSVKALVIGGSGSDAAQVVNGPKDVYNYITEGGNYSKESPGAPLSYKLRYLKQGTPIARVVLASEYAVRECDVAYPVYNVTLISLSCDGCEDDGNPRAELYGIISGQMYQARTVVNSTTFWRYKRDNTFKLGKGATKNVGKSARTEFYRPDYANDYIRVYGDMMEADLGCPFDCDDDFGSASRNVYLHEIKLGEPPLYINISFSGLVDAKFRFERVQ comes from the coding sequence ATGAAAACTTATATCAAAATACTCAGTAGTTTTTTAATAACGATCCTGCTTTTGATCCCAGTGGGATGTAGTAAGGAGGATGTCTCGGACATTACCGAACCCCTTAGTGGGAAAAAGGCCGAAAATTTTAATGCCTTAATGGCTAGCCTACCCTCGTTCAATCAACCCGAGGAGGTAAGTGAGCCAGATATTCTGGATGAGGACCCTCCAGCACGGGACGATGAAGAACCTTCTTTGGAATGTTTTACAACCTACTACAAGCATGCTCCCGGTTTTAATGACATGCTGGCTTTGGACCCTTCGACCGATGTGATTTTCCCTGGGGCTATTCTAAAGGGAGAGTCAATCCCAACAGGCGAATACATTCCTATTGTTGCCGATCGGGCGGCAATAACCCTTTCGGCCTCACTGACCAATATTAATGGCAGTCCTGTTGTTAAAGTCACAGACCCCAAATTATCCACTGTTCGAGAAGAAGTAAAATCTATATTGGATCAGGAAGTCACAGGAGCGACCCCAGCGAGAATCAATTTTGAAATTTCTGAGGTATATACCAAGGAACAGTTAAATCTGGCCATTGGAGCGAATTATAGATCTGCAGCGGCAAAGGTATCGGCCTCTTTTAATTTTACCAATTCAACGTATAGGTACAAATATGTTTTGAAGTACTTTCAAGTATACTATACCATTGACATGGACCCTCCTCAAAATCCCAGTGATCTGTTTACGGATACACCAGATTTGAATGCCTTGGGAAGTACCAGTCCAGTATATGTAGCCACGGTCACCTATGGACGGATGATCATCTACACGATAGAATCGAATTCAACAAAAACAGAAATCGACGCGGCGTTCAGTGCCTCATTTGCCTCAGGCGACGGAAGCATAGATGCCGAATACCAAAAGACGATTGATGAATCAAGCGTTAAAGCCTTGGTCATTGGCGGCTCTGGTAGTGACGCGGCCCAAGTGGTCAATGGCCCTAAGGATGTTTATAATTATATAACAGAAGGGGGTAACTATTCTAAAGAATCACCCGGGGCTCCTTTGTCCTATAAATTGCGTTACTTAAAACAAGGGACACCCATAGCAAGGGTTGTTTTGGCTTCGGAATATGCCGTTCGCGAATGTGATGTGGCATATCCGGTCTATAACGTTACCTTGATCAGCCTTAGTTGCGATGGGTGCGAAGACGATGGAAATCCTCGCGCAGAATTGTATGGTATTATCAGTGGACAAATGTACCAGGCCAGAACCGTAGTGAACTCTACGACATTTTGGAGGTACAAAAGGGACAATACCTTTAAGTTGGGAAAGGGTGCTACGAAAAATGTGGGCAAAAGCGCTAGAACCGAATTCTACAGACCCGATTATGCAAATGACTATATTCGGGTATATGGCGACATGATGGAAGCTGATCTGGGCTGCCCTTTCGATTGTGACGATGACTTTGGCAGTGCTTCCCGAAATGTTTATTTGCACGAAATAAAATTAGGCGAACCTCCCTTGTACATAAATATAAGCTTTAGTGGACTGGTGGACGCAAAATTTCGTTTTGAACGGGTACAATAG
- a CDS encoding tetratricopeptide repeat protein gives MYFYNYGKPDSSFYHLKKAESLYKSLNDFRGENSVIYMMAINQSGLGNLDEALKILEKYIANYKTKVKDSSSLFQIGKAYSLRGDWQMQKGNFKMALNDVLKGLRIIEKFNDPIRKADALSVLSSIERAQKNFSKALEYDLEALQIYRDKNDKFYEAATLNDLGLIYGGLKQKDSAISSLEQSLAIFQKLNEPASSGIALMAIAGLYIQKGDYNSSLVNLEESISLLTSVGDKAKLSQALLLKGITKNKMNKPKQGLAHINQALDLADSVSVLGLISSGYQERSAIHSKLGNYETALKDHKQFVIFKDSMFNITKSKQIEELRAIHDTEKKEQKIALQDKEIMVLEQKASISNLQKLLLGIGLLLSLIGFYAIRQKMKRNKLEKEKVDAELDFKKKELTTHALNLARKNETLENLKSKAQELKEKENTTIGYNQLIQSINFDLQDDNNWKNFSRYFEEVHKDFNSTVKAKYPQITSNELRLLALLKMNLSSKEIANILNISSEGIKKARYRLRKKLNITTEDSLQDLVLSL, from the coding sequence GTGTATTTTTATAATTATGGCAAACCTGATTCTTCTTTTTATCATTTAAAAAAAGCCGAAAGCCTTTATAAATCATTGAATGATTTCAGAGGAGAAAACAGTGTGATTTACATGATGGCCATAAATCAAAGTGGTTTGGGCAATCTTGATGAAGCATTGAAAATACTTGAAAAATACATTGCTAACTACAAAACAAAAGTCAAAGATTCATCGTCCCTATTCCAAATTGGGAAAGCTTATTCCCTACGTGGAGATTGGCAAATGCAAAAAGGCAATTTTAAAATGGCACTCAATGATGTCTTAAAAGGGCTACGAATCATCGAAAAATTTAATGATCCCATCCGAAAAGCAGATGCCTTATCTGTTCTTTCTTCAATTGAACGCGCTCAGAAAAATTTTTCCAAGGCCTTGGAATATGATCTGGAAGCGCTTCAAATTTATAGAGATAAAAACGATAAATTCTATGAAGCCGCAACTTTAAATGATCTAGGTTTAATATATGGAGGTTTAAAACAAAAAGATTCAGCAATAAGCTCATTAGAGCAAAGTTTGGCCATTTTTCAAAAGCTAAATGAACCTGCATCCTCTGGTATTGCTTTAATGGCAATTGCAGGTTTGTATATTCAAAAAGGTGATTATAACTCATCGCTAGTAAATTTAGAAGAGAGTATTAGCCTTTTAACCTCAGTTGGTGATAAAGCAAAGCTTTCACAAGCGCTACTACTTAAAGGTATCACTAAAAACAAAATGAATAAACCAAAGCAAGGGCTTGCCCATATAAATCAAGCGCTTGATTTGGCCGACAGCGTCAGCGTTCTTGGTCTAATTTCCTCAGGATATCAAGAAAGATCGGCGATTCATTCCAAATTGGGAAATTATGAAACGGCTCTAAAAGATCATAAACAATTCGTCATCTTTAAGGATAGCATGTTTAACATCACAAAATCCAAACAAATAGAGGAGTTACGTGCTATTCACGATACTGAAAAAAAAGAACAAAAAATTGCCCTACAGGACAAAGAGATTATGGTATTGGAACAAAAAGCGTCTATTAGTAACCTTCAGAAATTATTATTGGGCATTGGTCTTTTGCTATCATTAATCGGTTTTTATGCCATTCGCCAAAAAATGAAACGCAACAAACTCGAAAAAGAAAAAGTTGATGCTGAACTGGACTTTAAAAAGAAAGAATTGACTACGCATGCCTTGAACCTTGCCCGTAAAAATGAAACCCTTGAAAACCTTAAGTCCAAAGCGCAAGAACTAAAAGAAAAAGAGAATACAACAATCGGATACAATCAATTGATACAATCAATCAATTTTGACCTTCAAGATGATAATAATTGGAAAAACTTTTCCCGCTATTTCGAGGAAGTCCATAAAGACTTTAATAGCACCGTAAAGGCAAAATACCCTCAGATAACTTCAAATGAACTTCGTTTATTGGCCCTTTTAAAGATGAATTTGTCCTCCAAAGAGATTGCCAATATCTTAAATATTTCTTCAGAGGGAATTAAGAAAGCACGATATCGGCTTCGTAAAAAACTTAATATCACTACAGAAGACTCTTTACAAGATTTAGTGTTATCCCTTTAA
- the guaA gene encoding glutamine-hydrolyzing GMP synthase: MQNNVLILDFGSQYTQLIARRVRELNIFCEIKPFNKLPQDLSSYKAVILSGSPFSVRAEDAPHTDLSRIKGKKPLLGVCYGAQYLAHFNGGNVEKSNTREYGRANLSTVKESPFLKNIGSGSQVWMSHADTIKKLPENTTLLASTHDVENAAFKFNGEETYGIQFHPEVYHSTDGKQLLENFLVHISGVEQTWTPDAFVETTVSALKEKIGNDKVILGLSGGVDSTVAAVLLHKAIGKHLHCIFVNNGLLRKNEFVDVLKKYEGMGLNVRGVDASARFLDALAGESDPEKKRKIIGRVFIEVFDDEAHRVENAKWLAQGTIYPDVIESVSATGGPSATIKSHHNVGGLPDFMKLKVVEPLKMLFKDEVRRVGASMNVGDERLGRHPFPGPGLAIRILGDITPEKVNILQEVDHIFIQGLRDWGLYDKVWQAGAMLLPVNSVGVMGDERTYEKCVALRAVESTDGMTADWVNLPYEFLQKTSNDIINKVPGVNRVVYDISSKPPATIEWE, from the coding sequence ATGCAAAACAACGTCCTTATTCTAGATTTTGGTTCTCAGTATACACAGCTCATCGCCAGACGGGTTCGGGAACTGAATATTTTCTGTGAAATAAAGCCTTTTAACAAATTACCGCAAGACCTTTCGAGTTACAAGGCGGTTATACTTTCGGGCTCACCGTTCTCGGTGCGTGCAGAAGATGCCCCTCATACGGACCTTTCTCGAATAAAAGGGAAAAAACCGTTACTTGGTGTTTGCTATGGGGCACAATATCTCGCCCATTTCAATGGCGGTAATGTAGAGAAGTCCAATACGAGGGAGTATGGTAGGGCGAATTTATCCACAGTAAAAGAAAGTCCATTTCTAAAAAATATTGGCTCGGGGAGCCAAGTTTGGATGAGCCATGCGGATACCATAAAAAAACTACCGGAAAATACCACGCTTTTGGCCAGTACACACGACGTTGAAAATGCGGCTTTTAAGTTTAATGGAGAAGAGACCTACGGAATACAATTTCACCCAGAAGTGTATCATTCTACAGATGGTAAACAATTATTGGAGAATTTTTTAGTTCATATATCAGGGGTTGAACAAACTTGGACGCCCGACGCTTTCGTAGAGACTACAGTTTCAGCACTGAAGGAGAAAATCGGTAACGATAAAGTAATCTTGGGCTTGTCCGGAGGGGTTGATTCTACCGTTGCTGCCGTTTTGCTCCACAAAGCGATCGGCAAACATCTACACTGTATTTTCGTAAATAACGGTCTTTTGCGAAAAAACGAGTTTGTTGATGTTTTGAAAAAGTACGAGGGTATGGGGCTCAACGTAAGAGGTGTTGATGCTTCGGCACGTTTTTTGGATGCTTTGGCAGGAGAAAGCGACCCCGAAAAAAAGCGAAAGATTATAGGGCGTGTTTTTATTGAAGTTTTTGATGATGAAGCACATAGGGTAGAAAACGCCAAATGGTTGGCCCAGGGCACAATTTATCCGGATGTCATAGAGTCGGTCTCGGCAACCGGTGGCCCATCGGCGACCATCAAAAGTCATCATAATGTGGGTGGCCTACCGGATTTTATGAAATTAAAGGTAGTGGAACCCTTAAAAATGTTATTTAAAGATGAAGTGCGTAGAGTAGGGGCTAGTATGAATGTTGGTGATGAACGCTTGGGTAGGCATCCTTTTCCAGGACCGGGGTTGGCCATAAGAATTTTAGGGGATATTACTCCGGAAAAAGTGAATATCCTACAGGAAGTCGACCATATTTTTATACAGGGTTTACGCGATTGGGGGCTTTACGATAAGGTTTGGCAGGCTGGAGCTATGCTCTTGCCCGTAAATAGTGTAGGTGTAATGGGCGACGAGCGCACTTATGAAAAATGTGTAGCTTTACGTGCCGTTGAAAGTACCGACGGTATGACGGCAGACTGGGTAAATCTACCCTATGAATTTTTGCAAAAAACATCAAATGATATCATAAACAAAGTGCCAGGTGTAAATAGGGTAGTGTACGATATAAGTTCCAAACCACCGGCAACCATTGAATGGGAATAA
- a CDS encoding LysM peptidoglycan-binding domain-containing protein yields MNNTILKCLFSGLFMLFLGFGANAQEFATHPVKKGETIQGIAKKYNLGIAEILSYNKEVKADETLKPNTILVIPLKRENPTNASSAGAPDVAALLKSIQQDSLVKRKPIGFTSHKVRKRETLYGIAKRYNVTQDELKKYNKELYASQLRKKMILRIPKYKGAGEGDAILDPNDYEKYVVAPKETRWSIAHKYGITIDSLVTLNPQLPKNTTYLAEGQELLMPKMKGASIKQQDVQLYTSYTVPPKQNFYRLEQEFGVKADEIVRLNPEITQRGGLEEGMVIRIPKKKVDVGEINTDNYIFYEVKPKQNEFRLTRKFGMTWAELTDLNPDLAQGLKAGMILKLPKDKVGDFEVKNSLVLDKINLLDSINTVNRPKLIFMLPFRLDKIDVNSKSGARKIIQRRNDVKLSLGLYTGAMVALDSISKLGISVDVKTYDNQLDINKTREILRKERLNDVSAIVGPLDAESLKEVAVQAASFEVPVMAPITSDSDISLKNVYFSIPTDVKLRERLFSYIDSTRVDQNIIIVSDDKHKPAQEAIMGKYPDAKTIAIKQDEKNISMNINRFTALLTKNKENWVFLETDNFKMVSSVISILNSNNTDDTKIRLFTTDKNKAFDNEVISLSHLSNLQFTYPSVYKETVNDSFKRAYRNKFGSDPDKYATRGFDMTFDLLLKLAYKNNLYQASKIVGLTEYTGNKFNYAKDYSSGFFNTASYIMMYDAMRIKEVKL; encoded by the coding sequence ATGAACAATACAATTTTGAAGTGTCTTTTTTCCGGATTATTTATGCTGTTCTTAGGCTTTGGTGCCAACGCTCAGGAGTTTGCCACACATCCGGTAAAAAAAGGGGAAACTATACAGGGAATCGCTAAAAAATACAATCTTGGCATTGCCGAGATTTTATCCTATAACAAAGAGGTAAAAGCTGATGAAACCTTAAAACCGAATACTATTTTGGTTATTCCCCTGAAAAGGGAAAACCCAACAAATGCATCATCTGCCGGTGCACCAGATGTGGCAGCCCTTTTGAAAAGTATACAGCAAGACTCGTTGGTAAAAAGAAAACCCATTGGTTTTACCTCGCACAAGGTCAGGAAAAGAGAAACGCTGTACGGTATAGCAAAACGTTACAACGTAACACAGGATGAGCTTAAAAAATACAATAAAGAACTCTACGCAAGCCAGCTCAGAAAAAAGATGATTTTGCGTATACCCAAATATAAGGGGGCTGGAGAGGGCGATGCTATTCTAGACCCCAATGATTATGAAAAATACGTAGTGGCTCCGAAAGAGACCCGTTGGAGTATCGCACACAAATACGGCATTACCATAGATAGTTTGGTGACCCTCAATCCCCAACTACCCAAAAACACAACATATTTGGCCGAAGGTCAAGAACTGTTGATGCCCAAAATGAAAGGAGCTTCGATAAAACAACAAGATGTGCAGCTCTACACATCCTACACCGTACCCCCAAAACAGAATTTTTATAGATTGGAACAGGAGTTTGGTGTAAAGGCCGATGAGATAGTACGCCTAAACCCAGAGATAACCCAAAGGGGAGGTCTTGAAGAGGGTATGGTAATTCGCATTCCCAAAAAGAAAGTGGATGTAGGGGAAATCAATACGGACAATTATATTTTTTACGAGGTAAAGCCCAAGCAAAATGAATTTAGGTTGACCCGCAAATTCGGTATGACCTGGGCAGAACTTACCGATTTGAACCCCGACTTGGCACAGGGATTAAAAGCTGGCATGATTCTTAAGCTCCCAAAAGATAAAGTGGGGGATTTTGAAGTGAAAAATTCCCTTGTTCTTGATAAAATCAATCTATTGGACAGTATCAATACGGTTAACCGTCCAAAGTTAATTTTCATGCTTCCCTTTCGTTTGGATAAAATAGATGTGAACAGTAAATCCGGGGCAAGAAAAATAATTCAGCGTAGAAATGACGTCAAGCTGAGTTTAGGTCTTTATACAGGTGCTATGGTAGCTTTGGATTCTATCAGCAAACTGGGCATTTCCGTTGATGTTAAAACCTATGACAATCAATTGGACATCAATAAAACCAGGGAAATATTACGTAAAGAAAGATTAAATGACGTTAGTGCCATTGTCGGCCCTTTGGATGCGGAATCCTTGAAAGAAGTTGCGGTACAGGCCGCTTCGTTTGAAGTCCCGGTCATGGCACCGATCACTTCCGATAGCGATATTAGTTTAAAAAACGTTTATTTTTCTATCCCTACCGATGTTAAACTTCGTGAAAGACTATTTTCCTATATAGATAGTACTAGGGTAGACCAGAACATTATAATTGTTTCCGACGATAAGCACAAACCTGCTCAAGAAGCCATTATGGGCAAGTATCCCGATGCAAAGACCATAGCCATTAAACAGGATGAAAAAAATATTTCGATGAACATTAACAGGTTCACGGCCCTTCTCACTAAAAACAAAGAAAATTGGGTGTTTTTGGAAACCGATAACTTTAAAATGGTATCCAGTGTTATATCCATATTAAATTCAAACAATACGGATGACACCAAAATACGTCTGTTCACGACCGACAAAAACAAAGCATTTGACAACGAGGTCATTTCATTATCACACTTATCAAACCTACAGTTTACATATCCGTCGGTTTATAAAGAAACAGTGAACGATTCATTTAAAAGGGCGTATAGGAACAAATTTGGTAGCGACCCGGACAAATATGCCACCAGGGGATTTGATATGACCTTTGATTTATTACTGAAACTGGCCTATAAGAACAACTTATACCAAGCTTCCAAAATTGTTGGGCTAACCGAGTATACGGGAAACAAATTCAATTACGCAAAAGATTATTCATCTGGCTTTTTTAATACGGCATCCTATATAATGATGTACGATGCCATGCGTATCAAAGAAGTAAAACTATAA
- a CDS encoding OsmC family protein, with translation MTSKVTYTGSLRTTCTHLRSGNEFITDAPIDNSGLGEAFSPTDTVATGLASCMLTVMGIKANSLEVDLKDSVAEVTKHMASDPRRISKIEIKFTLPSDISPKHRKILENTANTCPVHYSLHPDIEKTISYNWEL, from the coding sequence ATGACATCAAAAGTCACTTATACCGGAAGCCTGAGAACAACTTGTACACATCTGCGTTCGGGTAACGAGTTTATTACCGATGCCCCAATTGACAATAGCGGTCTGGGCGAAGCTTTTTCACCTACTGATACCGTTGCAACAGGATTGGCCAGTTGTATGTTGACCGTTATGGGTATAAAAGCAAATAGTCTAGAGGTAGATTTAAAAGATTCGGTTGCCGAGGTTACCAAGCATATGGCATCTGACCCAAGGCGAATTTCAAAAATAGAAATAAAATTCACCCTACCTTCGGACATTTCCCCAAAGCATAGAAAAATACTGGAAAATACAGCAAATACTTGTCCGGTACACTACAGCTTGCATCCAGATATTGAAAAAACAATATCCTATAATTGGGAACTTTGA
- a CDS encoding DUF922 domain-containing protein has translation MKTRFFFIFLIWTFFGFSQEKEVLWNSKKRLSWKDFKAAPPKNARAAATTASGITYEFSSTHKGAEVLVEYEISTFFYPYKSWYQPNLANDIILSHEQLHFDISELFARKMRKEMSRTKFTENVKSEVRGIYRRILKELKDFQNMYDDDTNFSRNTENQLLWNKRIAEALQRQEQY, from the coding sequence TTGAAAACCAGGTTCTTTTTTATTTTTTTAATATGGACCTTTTTTGGTTTTTCCCAAGAGAAGGAGGTTTTATGGAATTCAAAAAAAAGGTTGAGTTGGAAGGATTTTAAAGCAGCCCCACCAAAGAACGCCAGGGCTGCAGCGACCACGGCCAGTGGTATTACCTACGAGTTTTCCTCAACGCATAAAGGTGCCGAGGTATTGGTAGAATATGAAATAAGTACGTTTTTTTACCCCTATAAATCTTGGTATCAACCCAATTTGGCCAACGATATCATTTTAAGCCATGAGCAACTACATTTTGATATTTCAGAACTTTTTGCCCGTAAAATGCGGAAAGAAATGTCCCGGACCAAATTCACCGAGAATGTAAAGTCAGAGGTGAGGGGTATTTATCGGCGTATATTGAAAGAACTGAAGGATTTTCAAAACATGTATGATGATGACACCAATTTTTCTAGAAATACCGAGAATCAATTGCTATGGAACAAAAGAATAGCCGAAGCGTTGCAAAGACAAGAACAGTATTAA
- a CDS encoding hydroxypyruvate isomerase family protein, translating into MKRRKFITTTATVSAGLLACKAEGNTKKELSKKFQLKNNIKHSVCQWCFGDIPLEDFLKTLNSLGIRAIDLIGPEGWPLLKKYDIHCSMCNGAEITLTEGWNDPKYHQTLVKSYSEMIPKVAKAGYTNLICFSGNRRGMNDQVGMQNCVDGLKKIMPMAEKHGVVIQMELFNQIDHADYMCDTSAWGIELCQKLGSDNFKLLFDIYHMQIQEGDIIRSIQNNHEYFGHYHTAGVPGRHEIDETQELNYPAIIKAIIATGFEGYLAQEFIPTWDDKIEALKHGFLTCDV; encoded by the coding sequence ATGAAAAGAAGAAAGTTTATCACGACCACTGCAACGGTTTCGGCAGGGCTATTGGCATGTAAAGCGGAAGGCAACACAAAAAAAGAACTGAGCAAAAAATTTCAGTTAAAAAATAACATAAAACACAGCGTTTGCCAATGGTGTTTTGGGGACATACCTTTAGAAGATTTTTTGAAAACGCTTAATAGTTTGGGTATTAGGGCGATAGATTTGATAGGGCCCGAAGGTTGGCCTTTACTTAAGAAATATGACATACATTGTTCTATGTGCAATGGTGCCGAAATAACCCTTACCGAGGGTTGGAACGACCCAAAATACCATCAAACTCTCGTAAAAAGCTATTCCGAAATGATACCTAAAGTAGCAAAGGCAGGTTATACCAACCTCATTTGTTTTAGTGGTAACCGAAGAGGGATGAACGACCAAGTAGGGATGCAAAATTGTGTTGACGGGCTCAAAAAAATAATGCCCATGGCAGAAAAGCACGGTGTCGTAATTCAAATGGAACTCTTCAACCAAATCGACCATGCCGATTATATGTGCGACACCTCTGCTTGGGGCATAGAACTGTGCCAAAAACTAGGTTCGGACAACTTTAAATTGTTGTTTGACATATACCATATGCAGATACAGGAAGGTGACATCATACGCTCCATACAAAACAACCATGAATATTTTGGACATTACCACACCGCTGGCGTTCCGGGAAGACATGAAATTGACGAGACCCAAGAACTTAATTATCCTGCGATCATTAAAGCAATTATCGCTACCGGTTTTGAAGGATATCTAGCACAGGAATTTATACCAACTTGGGACGACAAAATAGAAGCGTTGAAACATGGGTTTTTGACTTGTGATGTTTAA
- a CDS encoding DUF3820 family protein: MEIQPNKEKLIELAHYKMPFGKFKGSYLVNLPEPYLVWFKNKGFPQGKLGTMLQTMYEIKINGLEPLIHKIQKDYPAVR, from the coding sequence GTGGAGATACAGCCCAACAAAGAAAAACTTATAGAATTGGCACATTACAAAATGCCATTTGGTAAATTCAAAGGCAGTTATCTGGTAAACTTGCCCGAGCCCTATTTGGTCTGGTTTAAAAATAAAGGCTTCCCACAAGGAAAGTTGGGCACTATGCTTCAAACAATGTATGAAATAAAGATAAATGGATTGGAGCCCCTGATCCATAAGATTCAAAAAGATTATCCCGCTGTAAGATAG